One genomic window of Moorella glycerini includes the following:
- a CDS encoding AAA family ATPase has translation MGNLPEDESKFPVATWLKGLLTEGVQQFILNSMLLRKASPPGQVRGFKPDGSNLPWVVTNLREKAPEKFKDWIAHLQTALPDLEDIQTIVREDDKHCYLVLVYRGGLNVPSWMASDGTLRLLALTLPAYLPDFKGIYLIEEPENGIHPRAVETMFQSLSSVYNAQILLATHSPVILSLAEPEKILCFARTAEGATDIVLGSEHPALKHWQGETNLGVLFAGGVLG, from the coding sequence CTGGGAAACCTGCCTGAGGATGAATCCAAGTTTCCTGTAGCGACCTGGTTAAAAGGCTTATTGACAGAAGGTGTGCAACAGTTTATCCTGAACAGTATGCTTTTGCGTAAAGCCAGTCCTCCCGGGCAGGTGCGTGGATTCAAACCGGATGGTTCCAACCTGCCCTGGGTGGTGACCAATCTGCGGGAGAAAGCACCTGAAAAGTTTAAAGACTGGATCGCCCACCTGCAGACGGCGCTCCCGGACCTGGAAGACATTCAGACCATAGTGAGGGAAGACGACAAACATTGCTACCTGGTGCTGGTTTATCGTGGCGGTTTAAACGTACCGTCATGGATGGCGTCGGATGGAACGCTGCGCCTCCTGGCGCTCACACTACCGGCTTACCTGCCTGATTTTAAGGGCATTTACTTGATTGAAGAACCGGAAAATGGCATTCACCCCAGGGCAGTGGAAACCATGTTCCAGTCCCTGTCTTCCGTTTACAATGCTCAAATCCTTCTGGCCACCCATTCTCCGGTTATTTTAAGCCTGGCTGAACCAGAGAAAATTCTTTGCTTTGCCAGGACCGCCGAAGGCGCCACCGATATCGTCCTGGGCAGCGAACACCCGGCGTTGAAACATTGGCAGGGAGAAACCAACCTGGGTGTCCTTTTTGCCGGGGGTGTGCTTGGATGA
- the mntA gene encoding type VII toxin-antitoxin system MntA family adenylyltransferase antitoxin encodes MVRLSRKLEKITLSPKQLKSMADFAGRQGEVLALYLYGSYGTEWQTALSDVDLAVLPMPETSWDYKRELELLAEFCHIGRSDDINLVNLHRVPVTLQMRVLETGRLLYVKDEILLADFKERVIRRYCDFEPDLKILYRDFDASLREEFL; translated from the coding sequence GTGGTCAGATTGAGCCGCAAATTAGAAAAAATAACCCTTTCTCCCAAGCAATTAAAAAGCATGGCGGATTTCGCCGGCAGGCAGGGGGAGGTCCTGGCCTTGTATTTATATGGCTCCTACGGTACGGAGTGGCAAACAGCACTATCGGATGTTGATCTGGCTGTACTGCCGATGCCGGAAACCTCGTGGGACTATAAGCGCGAATTAGAGCTGCTGGCTGAGTTTTGCCATATTGGGCGAAGCGACGATATCAACCTGGTGAACCTGCATCGCGTTCCGGTGACCCTGCAAATGCGGGTATTAGAAACAGGGCGCCTCCTGTATGTTAAAGATGAAATACTCCTGGCCGATTTCAAGGAAAGGGTCATTCGCCGTTATTGTGATTTTGAACCCGACTTGAAGATCCTGTACCGGGATTTTGATGCCAGCCTGCGGGAGGAATTCCTGTGA
- the hepT gene encoding type VII toxin-antitoxin system HepT family RNase toxin, whose amino-acid sequence MTVDREKIRQKLQFMRQELRELKKFQGMDISQFQSNSLYEAAATRMLQVAIEALLDICAHIISREGWGLPKSYVETVELAARNSLIPQQLEDTYKAMARFRNRVVHLYDEVDAAEIWDILQNHLEDFRPFMAAVIRRYLS is encoded by the coding sequence GTGACGGTTGATAGGGAAAAAATCCGCCAGAAGTTGCAGTTTATGCGGCAAGAATTGAGGGAGCTAAAAAAGTTCCAAGGTATGGATATAAGCCAGTTCCAATCAAATAGCCTGTACGAAGCCGCCGCTACAAGAATGCTGCAGGTAGCTATTGAAGCTTTGCTGGACATCTGTGCTCATATAATCTCCAGAGAAGGGTGGGGATTACCTAAGTCCTACGTTGAAACGGTTGAGCTGGCGGCCCGCAACAGTTTGATACCGCAGCAGCTGGAAGATACCTATAAAGCCATGGCCCGCTTCCGCAACCGGGTAGTCCATCTCTATGACGAAGTTGATGCCGCTGAAATCTGGGATATCCTTCAAAACCATCTCGAAGATTTTAGACCATTTATGGCCGCAGTAATACGGAGATACTTAAGTTAA
- a CDS encoding AAA family ATPase translates to MITLIEVLNFRCLRYIKQPLGPFHVLIGPNASGKTTFLDVISFLGSLVSEGLDAAVGERTKNFQDMVWMRNRNSLELAIEARIPSDRRAQLGKQPYDSVRYEVKVGNEHGETEILAEKVLLKKATPIPYKERTLFPDYIEPPQTILTPKGKKYGRTVVNKVYGGNDNYYSEVYSEPGKGW, encoded by the coding sequence ATGATAACTTTGATTGAAGTATTAAATTTCCGCTGCTTGAGGTATATCAAGCAACCTCTCGGCCCTTTTCACGTTTTAATCGGCCCTAACGCCAGCGGGAAAACTACGTTCCTGGACGTAATCTCCTTTCTGGGCAGCCTTGTTTCGGAAGGCCTGGATGCGGCAGTGGGCGAAAGAACGAAAAATTTTCAAGACATGGTCTGGATGCGAAACAGGAATAGTCTCGAACTGGCCATCGAGGCCAGAATTCCTTCAGATCGACGGGCACAACTGGGCAAACAGCCCTATGACTCCGTACGTTATGAAGTTAAGGTGGGGAATGAGCATGGCGAAACGGAAATACTTGCTGAAAAGGTTTTGTTAAAAAAGGCAACGCCAATTCCTTATAAAGAAAGGACTTTGTTTCCTGATTATATTGAGCCGCCGCAAACAATTCTAACACCTAAAGGAAAAAAATACGGCCGTACCGTTGTTAACAAAGTTTATGGGGGAAATGATAATTATTATTCTGAAGTCTACTCTGAACCCGGCAAGGGATGGTAG
- the mads4 gene encoding methylation-associated defense system protein MAD4: protein MIKDLVVLVADKNMEYTIKGLLTRPQALGIRQLTFDCFVHPENDPGCLLRGHDFLRSIASNYTHALVMLDHKGCGRERLSRKQLEKQIEERLRQSGWGDRAVAIVISPELEIWVWSNSPHVDRIIGWAGRETDLRSWLIQEGFSEDRKGKLNRSKEAFERALKLTGKARSSSLYYQLAISVSLESCINPAFVKLKATLKKWFSTE from the coding sequence ATGATTAAGGACCTGGTGGTCCTCGTGGCCGATAAAAACATGGAGTACACAATTAAGGGGTTGCTGACACGCCCACAGGCACTAGGGATACGTCAACTAACCTTTGATTGTTTCGTTCATCCAGAAAATGACCCGGGGTGCCTCTTGCGGGGACATGATTTTTTACGTTCTATAGCGAGTAACTATACTCATGCACTAGTAATGCTTGATCATAAGGGCTGCGGCCGGGAACGTCTATCTAGAAAACAACTGGAAAAACAGATTGAAGAACGTCTGAGGCAATCCGGCTGGGGTGACCGGGCCGTAGCCATTGTTATCTCTCCGGAACTGGAAATATGGGTCTGGAGTAATTCTCCCCACGTTGACCGGATAATCGGTTGGGCCGGCAGAGAAACGGATTTGAGGTCCTGGTTGATCCAGGAGGGTTTTTCAGAAGATCGTAAGGGAAAACTAAATCGATCGAAAGAGGCCTTTGAACGGGCTTTGAAACTAACTGGAAAGGCCCGTTCTTCTTCATTGTATTATCAGTTAGCCATATCTGTAAGCCTGGAAAGCTGCATAAATCCGGCATTTGTAAAGTTGAAAGCTACCTTGAAGAAATGGTTCTCCACAGAATGA